Proteins from one Hyperolius riggenbachi isolate aHypRig1 chromosome 4, aHypRig1.pri, whole genome shotgun sequence genomic window:
- the LOC137504016 gene encoding ATPase family AAA domain-containing protein 3-A-like, giving the protein MSWLFGYNKGQQVPPQVPGLPVPPPPPGGDGDGDKNKPKDKWSNFDPTGLERAAKAARELDQSRHAKEALNLAKMQEETLHLEQQSKIKEYEAAVEQLKNEQIRIQGDERRKTLNEETKQNQARAQYQDKLARQRYEDQLRQQQQLNEENLRKQEESVQKQESMRRATVEHEMELRHKNEMLRIEAEARARAKVERENADIIREQIRLKAAEHRQTVLESIKTARTVFGEGFRAFVSDWDKVTATAAGLTLLAVGVYSAKNATGVAGRYIEARLGKPSLVRDTSRITALEAVKHPIKVSKRLFSQVQDALEGVVLSPTLEGRVRDIAIATRNTKKNKGLYRNILMYGPPGTGKTLFAKKLAMHSGMDYAIMTGGDVAPMGREGVTAMHKVFDWANTSKHGLLLFVDKADAFLRKRATEKISEDLRATLNAFLYRTGEQSHKFMLVLASNQPEQFDWAINDRIDEIVNFDLPGLEERERLVQLYFDKYVLKPASEGKQRLKVAQFDYGKKCSELAKLTEGMSGREISKLGVAWQAAAYASEDGILTEAMIDARVADAIRQHNQKMEWLKAEGKEGDKVANKSTLQHLLEGTPV; this is encoded by the coding sequence ATGTCTTGGTTATTCGGCTACAATAAAGGGCAGCAAGTGCCCCCACAGGTGCCCGGGCTACCGGTTCCACCGCCGCCGCCCGGGGGTGATGGGGACGGAGACAAGAACAAACCCAAGGACAAATGGAGCAACTTTGACCCCACCGGCCTGGAAAGAGCAGCTAAGGCTGCCAGAGAGCTGGACCAATCACGCCATGCCAAAGAAGCGCTTAATCTCGCTAAAATGCAGGAAGAGACACTACATCTGGAACAGCAGTCTAAAATCAAGGAGTATGAAGCTGCTGTAGAACAGCTGAAGAATGAACAGATTCGAATACAAGGAGATGAGCGGAGGAAAACGTTAAATGAGGAGACTAAACAGAATCAAGCTAGAGCACAGTACCAAGATAAACTGGCAAGGCAGCGGTATGAGGACCAGTTACGGCAACAACAACAACTAAATGAGGAAAATTTGCGGAAACAAGAGGAGTCTGTTCAGAAGCAAGAGTCAATGCGACGAGCGACGGTGGAGCATGAGATGGAGTTGCGGCATAAGAATGAAATGCTTCGAATTGAGGCTGAAGCGCGAGCTCGTGCCAAGGTGGAACGTGAAAATGCCGACATCATCCGGGAACAGATTCGCCTAAAAGCTGCAGAACACCGCCAAACCGTTCTGGAATCCATTAAGACTGCACGCACTGTGTTTGGAGAGGGTTTCAGGGCTTTCGTATCAGATTGGGACAAAGTAACAGCAACTGCTGCAGGATTGACCCTACTTGCAGTGGGTGTTTATTCCGCTAAGAATGCAACTGGTGTGGCGGGTCGCTATATCGAGGCTCGTCTGGGAAAGCCCTCTTTGGTCAGAGACACATCCCGTATAACAGCACTGGAGGCCGTCAAACATCCCATTAAGGTCAGCAAGCGGCTTTTCAGCCAGGTTCAGGATGCCTTAGAAGGTGTTGTTCTAAGTCCAACACTGGAGGGAAGAGTACGAGATATTGCCATTGCCACAAGAAATACCAAGAAGAACAAAGGTCTCTACAGGAATATTTTAATGTATGGTCCTCCAGGGACTGGAAAGACATTGTTTGCCAAGAAATTAGCCATGCATTCTGGCATGGATTACGCCATCATGACCGGTGGTGATGTTGCCCCCATGGGGCGAGAAGGAGTTACTGCGATGCATAAAGTATTTGACTGGGCAAACACCAGCAAGCATGGCCTTCTATTGTTTGTGGATAAAGCCGATGCTTTCCTAAGGAAACGGGCAACAGAGAAAATCAGTGAAGATCTCAGAGCAACGCTAAATGCCTTTCTATACAGGACCGGGGAGCAGAGTCACAAGTTTATGTTGGTGTTGGCCAGTAATCAGCCAGAACAGTTTGATTGGGCCATCAATGATCGGATAGATGAGATTGTCAACTTTGACCTTCCTggactggaagagagagagcgccTGGTCCAACTTTACTTCGACAAGTATGTCCTGAAACCAGCAAGTGAAGGCAAGCAAAGATTGAAAGTCGCCCAATTTGACTATGGAAAGAAATGCTCAGAGTTGGCTAAACTGACCGAAGGCATGTCGGGCAGAGAAATCTCCAAGCTAGGGGTTGCCTGGCAGGCTGCAGCTTATGCCTCAGAAGACGGCATTTTGACAGAAGCTATGATCGATGCCCGTGTGGCAGACGCCATCCGGCAGCACAACCAGAAGATGGAGTGGTTGAAGGCAGAGGGCAAGGAAGGGGACAAAGTAGCAAACAAGAGCACTCTACAGCATCTACTAGAGGGAACCCCCGTCTGA